The following is a genomic window from Methanothrix sp..
CCGAGGTACCTCATACAGATGGAAAAGAAGCTAGCAGCAGCACAACGGAGACTCTCCAGGAAGATCAAGGGCTCGAAGAACTGGATCAAGCAGAAGCTCAAGGTTGCCAGGATCCACAGAAAGATCAGGAATCTCAGAGACGAGTTCCTGCATCAGATCTCGAAGAAGATTGTAGACAAAGCGGATCTCATAGTGTTTGAGAACCTGAACATCAAGAGCATGGTCAGGAACCACAACCTCGCGAAACACATCTTAGATCACTCCTGGGGTCGATTGATTCAATACGCAACTTACAAGGCTGCAAGGGCTGGTAAGTCTGTTGAGCTGGTCGATTCCAGGTATAAGTGGCTACTTATAGTAGCCACTGCTTCTACGTCAGTAGAAGCACGTCACAGAGATGTTCAGGTTGTGGTACCATCGTACCGAAAACACTGAAGGATCGAGTCCACGAATGCCCGAAATGCGGGCTCAAGCTGGACAGAGATCATAACGCTGCATTGAACATAATCACCCTCGGACTGAGGGGTAGAGCCTGTGGAGAAGCGGCTACTGAAGTAGCCGCTGCTTCTACTTTAGTAGAAGCATACTGGATGAAACAGATCGATGAGGCAGGAAGCTCCGGCCTTCAGGCCGGAGAGGAAGTCACTTATATGAAGTGACGCAAAGGACAGTGGGTTCCGCCATCCAAATGCTGAAACACTGCCATCCAGCAGCGTGAGCCAGCGGCGAATATCGCGATGTTCGACCCCTGAAATAGAGCATTTGAAATAATTTATCGTTCTGTTTTGTCAATCTACTATTTAAACACACCATAAACTGAACAAATAGCATTATTTTTAATTTATATCTTTAGGGTAACAAATTAATATTATGATTCCGCCAGAGAGCACAAACGAAGGAGGGATTTATAACTTGGCGACGAATAAGCCGCTGGACTCCACCATCAAGGTGCTCGACACCACTGCGAATCCGGCCCCACTCGGGCTCATGGGCTTCGGCATGACCACAGTACTCCTGAACCTGCACAACGCGGGTTACTTCGAGCTCAGCGCAATGATACTGGCCATGGGTATCTTCTATGGAGGCATAGCACAGATAATAGCCGGGATCATGGAGTGGAAGAAGGGGAACACATTCGGAACCACAGCCTTCACCTCTTACGGCCTCTTCTGGCTCACGCTGGTCGGCCTGATACTCATGCCCGGCATGAATCTCGGAGAGAAGGCATCTCTTCCCGCAATGACCGCATACCTCTTCATGTGGGGGCTGTTCACAGCAGTGATGTTCTTCGGGACGCTGAGAGCGAACAGGGCCCTGCAGTTCGTCTTCCTCTCGCTGGCGATCCTGTTCTTCCTGCTCGCGGCCAGAGATGCAACAGGCAGCGCTGCTATAGGGACGCTGGCCGGCTACGAGGGAATCATCTGCGGCCTCTCCGCGATATACACAGCCCTGGCTCAGGTTCTGAACGAGGCTCACGGAAGGGTCATACTCCCGCTCGGACAGGTGAAGTGATCACGCTGTCCTCTTTTTTGACTGTACACTATGACGATCACTGTAGCATTCGATAAACAATTATTTATTAGATCGTATTGATGCATTCGCTTTCCGGGAATGATGGTCAACATCTGGATCAGCCGAACCAGCCAGATTTATATACATATAGCTATATAACATTATAAACATGCCGACCACGATCCAGGTGCAGGACGATGTATACAGGATGCTGAAACTCCTGAAAAGGGAGATAGATGCAGAATCTTATAACGAGGTGCTCAAATATCTGTTCAGGAAGGCCAAGAGAATGGACGAATCCGAGTTCGGAAGCATGCCAGGAATAGAGCCGTTCCAGAGGGAGGAGATTGATCGTTTTGATTGATTCCTGGGCGTGGGTGGAGTTCTTCGCCGGCACCCCGAAAGGAGAGCTGGTCAGGAGCTACGTGATGAATGAGGACCAAGAGATAATCATAAGCAGCATCAACCTGGCTGAGATATACCGCATCGCGCTCGACCGGTTTGGTGAGGCCGCAGCAGAGAAGCGACGCAGGGCCATGACCTCAAGGTGCTACCTGATTCCTGTTGATGAAGAGATCGCTATCATGGGCGCCAGATTTAGACATGAGCGGGACTGGGGCCTTGGTGATGCGCTGATTTATGCCACTGCGATTCGGGAGGGGGCAAGGGTCCTGACCGGAGAACCTCACTTCAAAGGGCTGAACGATGTGATATTCATAGGAGATTAGGCTGCAGGATTTGAAGGCGAAAGAAATAATCAGACGATGATGATATAGAGCAGCAGGGCGTAAACTCCCCTCCCCGGAGAGGAGGTCACGCATGCACAGTGTGGGAATCTTGATATATCGATCTGCGGAATGTGCTCTTGGAGGGGTTCCGATCAAAGAGGAGATATGGATTGAGAAGTACAGGCCCACAAGCCTGGATGAGATCGTGGGCCAGCCTGAGATAGTCAGGCGCCTCAAGTCATACGTGGCCACGAGAAACCTGCCCCATCTCCTCTTCTCAGGGCCACCGGGTGTCGGAAAGACTGCAGCCGCGATCAGCATAGTGCGAGAGATATTCGGCGAGAGCTGGAGGGATAACTTCATCGAGCTCAATGCATCTGACGAGCGCGGCATAGATGTCGTTCGCACAAAGGTCAAGGACTTCGCCCGGATGGCGCCGCTGGGAGGGGCTGAGTTCAAGGTTATATTTCTGGATGAGGCGGACGCGCTGACAAGCGATGCTCAATCTGCTCTCAGGAGAACCATGGAGAGGTACAGCGCGACCTGCAGGTTCATACTCTCCTGCAACTACTCTTCGAAGATCATAGAGCCGATACAGTCGAGGTGTGCGGTTTACCGGTTCAGGGCTCTGACTCCAGAGGCCATCGAGAAGAGGATACGGTACATCGCGGAGCAGGAGGGCGTTGAGGTGACAGAAGACGGCATCGCGGCCATAAACTACGTCGCAAGGGGAGACATGCGGAAGGCGATAAACGCGCTCCAGGCCGCGGCTCTGATAAGCGACAGGGTGGATATGAACACAATCTACCAGATAACATCAATGGCGAGGCCGGAGCAGATCAGGAATCTGATAAAAATGGCGATGTCCGGGGATTTTGCAGGCGCGAGAAACGAGCTCGACGATCTTCTCCTCGTACAGGGGCTCTCAGGCCAGGATGTGGTGGTGCAGATCCATCGCGAGATGCTCGACCTGGATGTGCCTGATGCGGATAAGGCCAGGATGATCAACCGGATAGGAGAGATAGACTTCAGGATCACAGAGGGGGCGAACGAGAGGATTCAGCTCGAGGCCCTTATCGCCTACATGGCCCTCACAGGGCTGTCAAAATCGACAGCCGCATGATCTCCAGGAATTCCACACAGAAATCGCGTTCTGAACATGACTTTATACGCCACGCGTCTCCACAGCGGGATCTCAAAAAACATATGACCTGCACAGATCGGTGTCTGCACAGGTCTCGCCGCGCACCGGATCTTCCCGGATCCTGTCCTCTCGTTTTCGGATGCTCCTCAGATCTTCTGTATCTCCTCAGGTGTTGCTATCTTGACGCCCCTGGCGCTCAGGGTTCTCCGTGCGGCCTCAATATCATCTACGCGCATTATCAGCATCGCCTTCTCCGATTTCGCGGTGACGAATGCATATGCGTAATCGATGTTGATGTTGTTCTCCCCCAGAGCGCTGACAATCTCATATAGACCTCCGGGCGTATCACGCATCTCAACCGCCAGCACATCCGTCATCGAGACCGTGAACCCGGAGTTGCGCAGAACCTCATAACCCTTCTGCGGGTCGTCAACGACCATCCTTATAACACCAAAATCGCCGGCCTCTGCGATGGTCATCGCTCTTATGTTGACTCCAGCATCTGAAAGAGTCTTCGAGACCTTGGCCATCCTGCCGGGCCTGTTCTCCACAAAAAGTGATATCTGCTTTATCTCGCTCATCAAAACCACTCCCTTAGACCTTACGGGTATCTATGACCCTCTTTGCCTTTCCCTCCGAGCGCGGTATGACGCCCGGCTCCACCAGCTCAACCTCTGCAGATATGTTGAGAACATTCTTCAGCTCCTTGGATATCCTCCTGTTCAATGCCATGAGATCTCCTATTCTGTCGCTGAAGCCCCTGTCGGTGAGCTCGACCCTTACCTTCATAACGTCAAGCGCGCCCTCTCTGCTGACAATGATCTGGTAGTGCGGCCCGACCTCTGGTATGTTCATGAGCACGGATTCGATCTGGCTCGGGAAGACGTTTATGCCGCGGATGACCAGCATGTCATCCGTTCTCCCGAGAATTCTCATTATCCTCGGGTGTGTGCGACCGCACTCACATGGCTCGGATTCCTTGATAGTGAGATCCCCAATCCTGTATCTTATGAGAGGCATCGCCCACTTGTTCAGCGTGGTCACAACCAGCTCTCCTCTCTCCCCATCCTCGACCTGCTCCCCTGTCTTCGGGTCGATGATCTCTATGAGGAACATATCAGCCCAGACATGGATCCCGTTCTGGTGCTGGCACTCCGTGAAGAGCGGCCCGCTTATCTCGCTCGTCCCGTATATGTCGTAGGCCTTGATGCCTGTTGTCTCCTCTATTCTCTTCCTCGTCTCGAGAGACCATGGCTCTGCGCCGAAGATGCCTGCCCTGAGCTTTGTGTCCTCTCTGATGGAAATGCCCATCCTCTCAGCGACCTCTGCTATGTGCAGGAAGTACGATGGTGTGCATGCTATCG
Proteins encoded in this region:
- a CDS encoding acetate uptake transporter, which translates into the protein MATNKPLDSTIKVLDTTANPAPLGLMGFGMTTVLLNLHNAGYFELSAMILAMGIFYGGIAQIIAGIMEWKKGNTFGTTAFTSYGLFWLTLVGLILMPGMNLGEKASLPAMTAYLFMWGLFTAVMFFGTLRANRALQFVFLSLAILFFLLAARDATGSAAIGTLAGYEGIICGLSAIYTALAQVLNEAHGRVILPLGQVK
- a CDS encoding type II toxin-antitoxin system VapC family toxin; the encoded protein is MIDSWAWVEFFAGTPKGELVRSYVMNEDQEIIISSINLAEIYRIALDRFGEAAAEKRRRAMTSRCYLIPVDEEIAIMGARFRHERDWGLGDALIYATAIREGARVLTGEPHFKGLNDVIFIGD
- a CDS encoding antitoxin VapB family protein yields the protein MPTTIQVQDDVYRMLKLLKREIDAESYNEVLKYLFRKAKRMDESEFGSMPGIEPFQREEIDRFD
- a CDS encoding phenylacetate--CoA ligase, which gives rise to MSGYWDPHMERMPAEDLKALQLDRLKAITRYVYDHSSFYRQRFAEAGVTPDDVKELDDITKLPFTRKVDLRNTYPTGMFCLPRNWVVRYHVSSGTTGKPTVVGYTKGDIETWTESLARALTSIGLGRNDVIQVGYGYGLFTGGLGLHYGAERIGAAVLPTSTGNTERQIELMQDLESTAIACTPSYFLHIAEVAERMGISIREDTKLRAGIFGAEPWSLETRKRIEETTGIKAYDIYGTSEISGPLFTECQHQNGIHVWADMFLIEIIDPKTGEQVEDGERGELVVTTLNKWAMPLIRYRIGDLTIKESEPCECGRTHPRIMRILGRTDDMLVIRGINVFPSQIESVLMNIPEVGPHYQIIVSREGALDVMKVRVELTDRGFSDRIGDLMALNRRISKELKNVLNISAEVELVEPGVIPRSEGKAKRVIDTRKV
- a CDS encoding replication factor C small subunit; translated protein: MKEEIWIEKYRPTSLDEIVGQPEIVRRLKSYVATRNLPHLLFSGPPGVGKTAAAISIVREIFGESWRDNFIELNASDERGIDVVRTKVKDFARMAPLGGAEFKVIFLDEADALTSDAQSALRRTMERYSATCRFILSCNYSSKIIEPIQSRCAVYRFRALTPEAIEKRIRYIAEQEGVEVTEDGIAAINYVARGDMRKAINALQAAALISDRVDMNTIYQITSMARPEQIRNLIKMAMSGDFAGARNELDDLLLVQGLSGQDVVVQIHREMLDLDVPDADKARMINRIGEIDFRITEGANERIQLEALIAYMALTGLSKSTAA
- a CDS encoding ACT domain-containing protein; translation: MSEIKQISLFVENRPGRMAKVSKTLSDAGVNIRAMTIAEAGDFGVIRMVVDDPQKGYEVLRNSGFTVSMTDVLAVEMRDTPGGLYEIVSALGENNINIDYAYAFVTAKSEKAMLIMRVDDIEAARRTLSARGVKIATPEEIQKI